The genomic interval GACAGCACCAGCACCGCGAACACCTCGGGGAACAGCAGCAGGCTGTCGAGGTGGCCGATCATCAGCACGCAGATCACCGAGCGGAGGGCGTTGGCCCCGACGACGACCCAGCGCCGGCCTCCCTGCACCCGGTCGAGCCACGGGCCGATCAGCGGGGCGACCAACGAGAACGGCGCCATCGTCAGGATCAGGCCCAGCGCCACCCGTTCCTTCGCCTGGGTGGGGCTGATCGAGAAGAACAACGAGCCCGCCAGCGCCAGGGCGATCAGCGTGTCGCCGGCCACGGCGGCGGCGTGCGTGCGTGCCAGCCGCGTGAACGGGGACACCACGAAGGCCGAGGCGCCCGAACGCCGCTGGGCGATCGGCTGCCAGCCCTTGGTGTCGTCGTCGCTCACCGCCATGCCTCAGAGGGTAATTGCCTCGGCGAAGCCCGAGACCGCTTGGGGCGGCGGCGGGGTGGTTGGCGGGGGTATGCGCGTGAACGCGGCCGTCGACGCAGCCCTTCGAGCCTTACGGGCGGGGCGTGTCGTACTTGTAGCCCAGGCCGCGGATGGTGACGATCCGGCTCGGCAGCGAGGGGTCGTCCTCGACCTTCGTGCGCAACCGCTTGACGTGCACGTCGAGCGTCTTGGTGTCGCCCACGTAGTCGGCGCCCCACACCCGGTCGATCAGCGTCTCCCGGGGCAGCACCCGGCCGGCGTTGGCCAGCAGGATCTCCAGCAGCTCGAACTCCTTGAGCGGCAGGCGCACCTGCGTGCCCCGAACCTCGACCTCGTGGCGCTCCGGGTCGAGCCGCACGTCGCCCACCTCCAGCACCTCGCCGCTGGTCGACGTCGTGGTCAGGTCGGCCGAGCGGCGCCGCAGCACCGCCCGCATCCGGGCGACCAGCTCCCGCAGCCGGTAGGGCTTGGTGACGTAGTCGTCGGCACCCACCTCCAGGCCCACCACGGTGTCGATCTCCGACCCCTTGGCCGTCACCATGATGATCGGCACCTGGGAGCGTCGCCGCAGCTCGCGGCACACGTCGATGCCCGACACCTTGGGCAGCATCACGTCGAGCAGCACCAGGTCGGGGCGGACGGCGTCGAACATGTCGAGCGCCTCGGCACCGTCCTGGGCCACCTGCACCCTGAAGCCCTCGCGCTTCAGCCCGACCGTCAGCGCCTCGACGAAGCTGTGCTCGTCCTCCACCAGCAGGACCGTGAAATCGTTGCTGCTCATGAGCGGGTCATCCTGTCTCCGTGGATTCGGCGCGGGCGGGTAGCCGCAGGGTGAAACACGATCCTTCGCCTTCGCGCGACTCCACCCTGACCTCACCCCGGTGGTTCGACGCGACATGCCGGACGATGGCCAGGCCCAGACCGGTCCCCCCGGTCTCGCGGCTGCGGGCCCGGTCGACCCGGTAGAAGCGCTCGAAGATCCGCTCCAGGTCGCGCTGGGGGATGCCGATGCCGTGGTCGCGCACCTCGACGTCGACCCACCTGCCGTCGCTCTGCGCCCGCACCTCGACGGAGCTGCCGGGCTCGCTGTACTTGACCGCGTTGTCGAGCAGGTTGGCGGTGGCCGACACCAGCTGCCGGCGCTCGCCGTAGACCGTGAGGCCGCGCGCCGGGTCGTCCACGTCGACGCTGATGCCGCGGCGATCGGCGGCGGGACGGACCCGCTCCACCGCCTCGGCGACGAACAGCGTGACCGGCAGCGATTCGTCGACCTGGGTGGGCGAGGCCTCGATGAGCGACAGCTCCAGCAGGTCGTCGATGGTGTGGCTCACCCGGAACGCCTCGCCGGCCATGCGCTCGGCGAGGCGCCGCATGACGTCGGTGTCGTCCTCGCCGAGCAGGGTCTCGGCCAGCAGCGCGATGGCGCCGATCGGGGTCTTCAGCTCGTGGCTGATGTTGGCGACGAAGTCGCGCCGCACGTTCTCCAGGCGCCGCCGGGCCGACGTGTCCTCCACCTCGACCAGCGCCCCGTCGGGCTTCTCGCCCTTGCCGAGCGGCACCGCCCGCAGGCTCAGCGTGCGGCGGGGCGGGCCGTACACCTCGACCTCCTCCTCGGTGTCCTTGCCTCGGAGGGCGCGGGTGGCCACCGTGGAGATGGCGTTCTCCACGAGGGCGTCGCCGTGGCGGGCCGCCAGGTAGGTGGCCGCCGGGCGGTTGCGGTAGCTGACCTCACCGTCGCTGTCGTAGACGACCACGCCGTGGGTGATGGCACCGAGCGCCGCGCGCAGCCGGCTCTCCTTGCGGGCCAGGTCGGCCCGGCGCTGCCCGTCCTGGTCGACCGCCGCCTCCAGCTGGTCGACCCGCCGGCGGGCCGCGTCGAGCCGGACGGCGACCAGCACCAGCGCCGCGACCACCGCGACGAGCACCAACCCGAGCACCAGCGACGCGCTCATGCTCCCGGTGCTTCCAGTCTCGGGTGAGGCGGGATACCGAAGACCTCGGCGGGGTCGAGAGGCTCGGTGGCCTGGACGCCGGTGAGGCGGGTGACGGTGACGTAGCCGGACTTCACCAGGGCAGTGTCGCTCCCCGCGGGCAGATCGCCGTTCCCGCCGGGCCGCAGCTCCAGCTGGAGGCGGCCGCCCTCCGGGCCCACGGGCTGCACGACGGTGGTCCGCACGGTGCCGAACGGCGCCAGCTCCGCCCAGCGGACGCCCTGCACCTCGTCGCGGGGCAGGTTGGGGACGTTCACGTTGAGGACCGTTCCCGGCGGCGACTCGGCCATCCAGCGCACGGCCGCGGCGCCGAACGCCGCCGCGGTGGCCCAACTCGGGCCCTCCCCGGCCTTCAGCAGCTCGGCGCTGGGGACGTCGATGCTCACGGCGAGCCCGCTGACCCCGAAGTTGGCGGCGGTCAGCGCGGCGCCGACCGTGCCCGAGTGGAGCACGGCCCGCCCGGTGTTGCAGCCCGGGTTGATCCCCGACACCACCAGGTCGGGCGGGTCGCCCAGGGCGCCGAGCCGGGCCGCCAGCACGCACAGGCCCGGTGGGCCCGCCAGCGACCACGCCGTGACGTCCTCGGCGCCGGGCAGCAGCACGGGCCGGGCCTCGAGGTCGCCCATCGTTCCCGCCATGCGTCCGAGCGACGCGCCGGCGCCGCTCATGTCGACGTCGGGAGCGACGACCACCACGTCGTGGCCCAGCTCCGCCACCGCCGCGGCCAGGGCGTGCAGCCCCGGCGCCTCCACACCGTCGTCGTTGGTGACCAGCACCCGGAGAGGTTCCATGGCCTCTATTCCACCTTCACCGGACCTCGGCGGCGAGATGGGTGGGCTCGCCGGTGAGCAGGTAGCGCAGGCGGGCGCCGATGATCGCCGCGTGGTCGGCGATGCGGTCGGCCGCCTGGCTGATCACGAACATCCCCATGGCCAGGCGTACGGCCTCGGTGCGCTCCTTGTCGTGCACGCTGGCCAGCAGCCGCTCGTGGAAGGGGAACAGCGGCGCCGGGTGGTCGGCCAGCTCGGTGGCGAGCCCCAGGTCCTGCGCCGACCAGGCACGCAACGCGGTGCGGTACTGCTCGACCGCGGTGTCGACCAGGGTGAGCAGCACGTCCCACGCCTCGCCGGTCGTCTCCAGCGCCTCGACGAACGGCGCCAGCTTCACGACCCGCAGCGCCAGGTCGCCCACCCGCTCCAGCTCCGACAGGATGCGCACCACCGACACCACGAACCGCAGGTCGGATGCCACCGGCGCCTCGCGGCCCAGCAGCCCGTAGCAGCGCTCCAGGAGGGAGACGTGCATGGCGTCGATCTCGTCGTCGGCGGCCAGCGCGGTGGCGGCGACCTTCGTGTCGCCCGTGCGCAGGACGTCACGCATCCGCTCCAGGTTCTGGTCGACCCGAACGCCCATCAGCTCGACCTGCAGACGGATCTGGTCGAGCTCGTCGTAGAAGGCGGTGCGCAGGGGCCCCGGAGGCGGCGGTTCCATAGGCGGCCTGCGCGTCAGCCGAACCGGCCGGTGATGTAGTTCTCGGTCCGCTCGTCCGACGGGTTGGAGAAGATCTTCTCGGTGCGGTCGAACTCCACCAGCACACCGCTGCGCCGGTCGCCCTCGGAGGCCACCTCGGTGGAGTAGAAGGCCGTGGCGTCCGACGCCCGCGCCGCCTGCTGCATGTTGTGGGTCACGATCACGATCGTGAACTCGGTCTTGATCTCCTGCATCAGGTCCTCGATGCGGGCGGTGGCGATCGGGTCGAGCGCGGAGCACGGCTCGTCCATGAGCAGCACGTCGGGCTTCGTCGCGATCGCCCGGGCGATGCAGAGCCGCTGCTGCTGGCCGCCGGAGAGGCCCATGGCGGAGTCCTTGAGGCGGTCCTTCACCTCGTCCCACAGCGCGGCCTTGGTGACCGACTCCTCGACCACGGCTTCCAGGTCGCCTTTGCGTTTGATGCCGAGCAGGCGTGGGCCGTAGGCGACGTTGTCGAAGATCGACTTGGGGAACGGGTTCGGCTTCTGGAACACCATGCCGATGCGGCGCCGCACCTCGACCGGGTCGACGCCGTGCCCGTAGAGGGGCACGCCGTGGTAGTTGAGCGTGCCCTCGGCCCGGGCGCCGACGATCAGGTCGTTCATCCGGTTGAAGCACCGCAGCATGGTCGACTTGCCGCACCCGGACGGCCCGATGAACGCCGTGATCTCGTTGTGGAGCACGTCGAGGCTGACGTCGCGCACCGCCCGGAAGTCGGTGTAGAAGACGCTGAGGTCGCGCACCTCGAAGACGATCTCCTCGGGGGTCGGCTCCCGATCCGTGGACCCGTCGGACTCGCGGTCGACCTTCGGCTTCACAGTGACGACGGTGGGCTTGGTGTCAGTCATCCCGACCTCTTCTTCTCGAACCGGTTGCGCAGGACGATCGCGATGGAGTTGATGAGGAGCACGAAGACCAGCATGGCGAGGATCGTCGCCGCTGCAAGGTCGACCTTGAACTCCGGCTGGGGAGCCTTCGACCAGTTCGAGATCACGGTCGGCAGCGCCGTGAAGCGCTCCTGCAGGTG from Acidimicrobiales bacterium carries:
- a CDS encoding response regulator transcription factor; this encodes MSSNDFTVLLVEDEHSFVEALTVGLKREGFRVQVAQDGAEALDMFDAVRPDLVLLDVMLPKVSGIDVCRELRRRSQVPIIMVTAKGSEIDTVVGLEVGADDYVTKPYRLRELVARMRAVLRRRSADLTTTSTSGEVLEVGDVRLDPERHEVEVRGTQVRLPLKEFELLEILLANAGRVLPRETLIDRVWGADYVGDTKTLDVHVKRLRTKVEDDPSLPSRIVTIRGLGYKYDTPRP
- a CDS encoding ATP-binding protein, yielding MSASLVLGLVLVAVVAALVLVAVRLDAARRRVDQLEAAVDQDGQRRADLARKESRLRAALGAITHGVVVYDSDGEVSYRNRPAATYLAARHGDALVENAISTVATRALRGKDTEEEVEVYGPPRRTLSLRAVPLGKGEKPDGALVEVEDTSARRRLENVRRDFVANISHELKTPIGAIALLAETLLGEDDTDVMRRLAERMAGEAFRVSHTIDDLLELSLIEASPTQVDESLPVTLFVAEAVERVRPAADRRGISVDVDDPARGLTVYGERRQLVSATANLLDNAVKYSEPGSSVEVRAQSDGRWVDVEVRDHGIGIPQRDLERIFERFYRVDRARSRETGGTGLGLAIVRHVASNHRGEVRVESREGEGSCFTLRLPARAESTETG
- a CDS encoding 5'/3'-nucleotidase SurE produces the protein MEPLRVLVTNDDGVEAPGLHALAAAVAELGHDVVVVAPDVDMSGAGASLGRMAGTMGDLEARPVLLPGAEDVTAWSLAGPPGLCVLAARLGALGDPPDLVVSGINPGCNTGRAVLHSGTVGAALTAANFGVSGLAVSIDVPSAELLKAGEGPSWATAAAFGAAAVRWMAESPPGTVLNVNVPNLPRDEVQGVRWAELAPFGTVRTTVVQPVGPEGGRLQLELRPGGNGDLPAGSDTALVKSGYVTVTRLTGVQATEPLDPAEVFGIPPHPRLEAPGA
- a CDS encoding PhoU domain-containing protein; the protein is MEPPPPGPLRTAFYDELDQIRLQVELMGVRVDQNLERMRDVLRTGDTKVAATALAADDEIDAMHVSLLERCYGLLGREAPVASDLRFVVSVVRILSELERVGDLALRVVKLAPFVEALETTGEAWDVLLTLVDTAVEQYRTALRAWSAQDLGLATELADHPAPLFPFHERLLASVHDKERTEAVRLAMGMFVISQAADRIADHAAIIGARLRYLLTGEPTHLAAEVR
- the pstB gene encoding phosphate ABC transporter ATP-binding protein PstB, with product MTDTKPTVVTVKPKVDRESDGSTDREPTPEEIVFEVRDLSVFYTDFRAVRDVSLDVLHNEITAFIGPSGCGKSTMLRCFNRMNDLIVGARAEGTLNYHGVPLYGHGVDPVEVRRRIGMVFQKPNPFPKSIFDNVAYGPRLLGIKRKGDLEAVVEESVTKAALWDEVKDRLKDSAMGLSGGQQQRLCIARAIATKPDVLLMDEPCSALDPIATARIEDLMQEIKTEFTIVIVTHNMQQAARASDATAFYSTEVASEGDRRSGVLVEFDRTEKIFSNPSDERTENYITGRFG